In Mycobacterium sp. Aquia_216, a genomic segment contains:
- a CDS encoding NAD(P)-dependent oxidoreductase, protein MDSAGLRVGFIGLGNFGEPMATRVALAGLDLVVFDLRDEPMTRLERCGARSVASVESMAQSCDIIQIAVVNDQQVTNLLIGDAESPGIIERAASGSIILVHSTIHPDTCRRLSAVAATKRIEVLDAPVTGGPAAAASGALSVMVGGSAAAVETCRPVLDAIGTTITHLGASGAGQLAKLANNIGIAMTMRAVHESLSFASANGIPADQMLGLLGHGAASSWVAENWLTIGHTAAHYQAGGVQGVADLTYKDLWLALSIAHDSRLALPGAALAAQLIAEPYCAAAELNGLYADPNLGCVSEMSAAPAADNHSWGRAQE, encoded by the coding sequence GTGGACAGCGCGGGGCTGCGGGTCGGATTCATCGGACTGGGTAACTTCGGCGAGCCGATGGCTACCAGGGTCGCCCTGGCCGGACTCGACTTGGTGGTCTTCGACCTTCGCGACGAGCCGATGACACGGCTCGAACGGTGCGGTGCCCGCAGCGTAGCTTCGGTCGAGTCGATGGCTCAAAGTTGCGACATCATTCAGATCGCAGTCGTCAATGATCAACAGGTCACCAACTTGCTGATCGGTGATGCGGAATCGCCAGGAATCATCGAACGGGCCGCGTCCGGCTCTATCATTTTGGTGCACAGCACAATTCACCCGGACACGTGCCGCCGGCTGTCGGCGGTGGCTGCCACCAAACGAATCGAGGTCCTTGACGCACCGGTCACCGGGGGTCCTGCCGCGGCAGCCTCGGGTGCGTTGTCGGTCATGGTCGGAGGTTCGGCGGCGGCCGTTGAAACCTGCCGTCCGGTTCTCGACGCCATTGGGACGACGATCACCCACCTGGGAGCGTCCGGCGCCGGTCAACTGGCGAAGCTGGCGAACAACATCGGCATTGCGATGACCATGCGGGCCGTCCACGAATCGTTGTCCTTCGCTAGCGCAAACGGAATCCCGGCCGATCAGATGCTTGGCCTGCTCGGCCACGGGGCGGCAAGCAGCTGGGTAGCCGAGAACTGGCTCACGATAGGTCACACGGCTGCGCACTATCAGGCCGGCGGTGTCCAAGGAGTCGCTGACCTGACTTACAAGGATCTCTGGCTGGCGCTTTCGATCGCGCACGACAGCCGGTTGGCATTGCCGGGAGCGGCGTTGGCGGCACAGCTCATCGCTGAACCATACTGTGCTGCAGCTGAATTGAACGGTTTGTACGCAGATCCAAACTTGGGATGCGTCTCGGAGATGTCGGCTGCCCCAGCTGCCGACAACCACAGTTGGGGAAGGGCCCAAGAATGA